A window of the Hordeum vulgare subsp. vulgare chromosome 5H, MorexV3_pseudomolecules_assembly, whole genome shotgun sequence genome harbors these coding sequences:
- the LOC123398014 gene encoding poly(A)-specific ribonuclease PARN-like: MAAAASAKQVTRRNFPEAVRELAAHVKECDYVAIAALKTGAPTGWRRALPVDTAETAYLKAKFASESFQPLHIAVCPFRLGSASGSDVVAYPYNFHLFPRDELQLGMPSYSFSCQSSYFSSMARDGFDFNMCIYDGISYLSRVQESLARQKTFTPHLQQPSPSASTSVADSVFTNRIKSRIQNWRKGCAEPSKTADGSLVSSLRKLIMGSESYGSRPSMTIDVCSDRQVQLVLETVKGTSDDLVTLVVPDKAGVPRAVRVIFTSSAEDKNLLLMDIRKLEDEQSSKFRGFREVIDLVSSSEKPIISYNCLNDLTMIHAQFIAPLPPNLHEFMCSSRLVFSSVVDIGHLWREISPLRKAKNIQAALSYLQRQHFVPMEIEIPLQDGTRGVTKSGENVLRITKLFAKLSKLLKITPKCQSQSGEQHHTVEDHHNILCPSCMVEESDGVDCTNEPGTTRTVSTQSVVFLWGFRETSAEDLRSRLTRLHHVFSKDFDLRLLDKTCSALIFRSSDTASELLGDISLESPSLNNFFSEGLKAAGFDVYRKACSLGLWDSDLAEALEGASLEPATSTVSDHGSSEIYWNSSLKLDLKEYLEC, translated from the exons ATGGCCGCCGCCGCGTCGGCGAAGCAGGTGACCAGGAGGAACTTCCCGGAGGCTGTGCGGGAGCTGGCGGCTCACGTGAAGGAGTGCGACTACGTGGCTATCGCGGCGCTAAAGACGGGCGCCCCCACGGGGTGGCGACGCGCGCTGCCGGTCGACACGGCGGAGACGGCCTACCTCAAGGCCAAATTCGCCTCCGAGTCCTTCCAGCCCCTCCACATAGCCGTCTGCCCATTCCGCTTGGGCTCTGCCTCCGGCTCCGACGTCGTTGCCTACCC GTACAACTTCCACTTGTTTCCCAGAGATGAACTACAGCTTGGAATGCCTTCTTATAGCTTCTCCTGCCAATCATCTTACTTTTCATCGATGGCCCGTGATGGTTTTGATTTTAATATGTGCATTTATGATG GTATATCTTATCTATCAAGGGTGCAAGAATCCTTGGCTAGGCAAAAGACATTCACCCCTCATCTTCAGCAGCCATCTCCATCAGCAAGTACATCCGTTGCTGATTCAGTTTTTACAAATAGAATTAAATCAAGAATTCAGAATTGGCGTAAAGGATGTGCAGAACCAAGTAAAACAGCTGATG GATCTTTAGTTAGTTCTCTCAGGAAACTAATCATGGGCAGTGAATCATATGGTTCAAGGCCCAGTATGACCATCGATGTTTGCAGTGATCGCCAAGTTCAACTTGTTTTGGAG ACAGTAAAGGGTACCTCTGATGATCTTGTAACTCTTGTTGTTCCGGATAAAGCTGGGGTGCCTAGGGCTGTGCGTGTGATCTTTACTAGTTCTGCAGAGGATAAAAATCTTCTCCTG ATGGACATCCGAAAATTGGAAGATGAGCAGAGTTCGAAGTTTCGTGGATTTCGGGAAGTTATTGATCTAGTATCATCTTCAGAGAAACCAATCATATCATACAATTGCTTGAATG aCCTAACAATGATACACGCACAATTTATTGCGCCTCTTCCGCCAAACCTACATGAATTTATGTGTTCTTCGAGGCTGGTTTTCTCTAGTGTTGTTGATATTGGCCACTTGTGGCGAGAAATTAGCCCTTTGAGAAAAGCGAAGAATATACAAGCGGCTCTGAGTTATTTACAGAGACAGCACTTTGTGCCAATGGAAATAGAAATACCACTGCAAG ATGGTACCAGGGGTGTCACAAAAAGTGGAGAAAATGTTCTTAGAATAACAAAATTATTTGCCAAGCTAAGCAAGTTACTTAAAATCACTCCCAAGTGTCAATCTCAGTCTGGTGAGCAGCATCACACAGTTGAAGATCACCATAACATTCTTTGTCCCAGTTGCATGGTGGAAGAATCTGATGGTGTTGACTGCACTAATGAGCCAGGTACCACAAGGACAGTGAGCACCCAGAGTGTTGTTTTCTTGTGGGGCTTTAGGGAGACATCTGCAGAAGATCTGAGATCCCGCCTTACAAGATTGCACCATGTCTTCTCAAAGGATTTTGATCTAAGATTGTTGGATAAGACATGCTCAGCTTTGATATTTCGTAGTTCTGATACTGCAAGTGAATTACTAGGAGACATAAGCTTGGAAAGTCCCTCACTAAATAATTTCTTCTCAGAAGGTCTGAAAGCTGCAGGTTTTGATGTCTACAGGAAGGCTTGCAGTTTAGGGCTTTGGGATTCAGATTTAGCTGAGGCCCTGGAGGGCGCTTCGTTGGAGCCAGCTACTTCAACAGTTTCTGATCATGGTAGCTCTGAGATATACTGGAATAGTTCATTGAAGCTGGATCTAAAGGAGTATCTGGAATGCTAG